Proteins co-encoded in one Actinomadura luteofluorescens genomic window:
- a CDS encoding M20 metallopeptidase family protein yields MGDLAGRLFAALGEEIPQAVELRRRLHANPEPGGAEHATAERVAAFVREPGVIVAETGRLLRVGPVGPTIAVRAELDALPINERTGVPWAARAGYMHACGHDVHLAALAALLRAARSTGLPVLGILQPREEVYPSGALDVARDAALAAQTVRAYIAVHVHPGIPDGTVAVDAGPINAAADEFTITIKGHGGHGAYPHLAADPVLALCQCVTAIQQLVSRHTDPTHAAVVTVGELSAGTAPNVIPEEVRSRGTIRTLHPDDRDRLHKDLIRTVEHTAAAHGCAGAVEMTPGEPVLNNDPGLSAAVRERLHAQAMPVSAPLRSCGADDFSYFGALAPAVMMFAGVSSAGAALHHAEFLPADDAVELTARAMAAGVLAALPLVDDAWQ; encoded by the coding sequence ATGGGTGACCTGGCCGGGCGCCTGTTCGCGGCGCTCGGCGAAGAGATCCCCCAGGCGGTCGAGCTGCGGCGCCGCCTGCACGCCAACCCCGAGCCCGGCGGCGCGGAACACGCGACGGCCGAACGGGTCGCCGCGTTCGTCCGCGAGCCCGGCGTCATAGTCGCCGAGACCGGCCGCCTGCTGCGGGTGGGGCCCGTCGGGCCCACGATCGCGGTACGCGCCGAACTCGACGCGTTGCCGATCAACGAGCGCACCGGGGTGCCGTGGGCCGCACGCGCCGGCTACATGCACGCCTGCGGCCACGACGTGCATCTCGCCGCGCTGGCCGCGCTGCTGCGGGCGGCCCGGAGTACCGGGCTGCCGGTACTCGGCATCCTGCAGCCGCGCGAGGAGGTGTACCCCTCCGGCGCCCTCGACGTCGCCCGTGACGCGGCGCTCGCGGCGCAGACCGTACGCGCCTACATCGCGGTCCACGTGCACCCCGGCATCCCCGACGGCACCGTCGCCGTGGACGCGGGGCCGATCAACGCCGCCGCCGACGAGTTCACAATCACGATCAAGGGGCACGGCGGGCACGGCGCCTATCCGCACCTCGCCGCCGACCCGGTGCTCGCGCTCTGCCAGTGCGTGACCGCGATCCAGCAGCTCGTCAGCAGGCACACCGATCCCACCCACGCCGCCGTGGTGACCGTGGGCGAGCTGTCCGCCGGGACCGCGCCCAACGTCATCCCGGAGGAGGTCCGGTCGCGCGGCACAATCCGAACCCTGCATCCGGACGACCGGGATCGGCTGCACAAGGACCTCATCCGTACGGTCGAGCACACGGCGGCGGCGCACGGGTGCGCCGGTGCCGTCGAGATGACGCCGGGCGAGCCGGTGCTGAACAACGACCCGGGTCTGAGCGCGGCCGTGCGGGAACGGCTGCACGCCCAGGCGATGCCGGTCAGCGCGCCACTGCGGTCCTGCGGCGCGGACGACTTCTCCTACTTCGGCGCACTGGCGCCCGCGGTGATGATGTTCGCGGGTGTGTCCTCAGCCGGCGCGGCGTTGCACCACGCGGAGTTCCTGCCTGCGGACGATGCGGTCGAGCTGACCGCCCGGGCCATGGCCGCCGGGGTGCTCGCCGCGCTGCCCCTCGTCGACGACGCCTGGCAATGA
- a CDS encoding IS3 family transposase codes for MCSPAASWAGRWPTACAPNWSSTPWKWRSGTAGLGPAWFITAIRGQYTALSFSRRCTPAGIRTSTGSVADCFDNAVTESFFATLETELLDRHHFTTRAQAKAACFDFIEGFYNPRRRHSTLGMLSPTEYERRQPQPPDYGAA; via the coding sequence ATGTGTTCTCCCGCCGCATCGTGGGCTGGGCGATGGCCGACCGCCTGCGCACCGAACTGGTCATCGACGCCCTGGAAATGGCGATCTGGCACCGCCGGCCTGGGCCCGGCCTGGTTCATCACAGCGATCAGGGGGCAGTACACGGCCCTGTCGTTCAGCCGCCGCTGCACCCCAGCGGGCATCCGCACCTCGACCGGCAGCGTCGCGGACTGCTTCGACAACGCCGTCACCGAAAGCTTCTTCGCCACGTTGGAGACCGAACTACTCGACCGGCACCACTTCACCACTCGAGCCCAGGCCAAGGCCGCCTGCTTCGACTTCATCGAAGGCTTCTACAACCCTCGCCGCCGTCATTCGACCCTGGGGATGCTCAGCCCCACCGAGTATGAGAGGAGACAGCCTCAACCACCGGACTACGGTGCCGCCTAG
- a CDS encoding amidohydrolase family protein has product MSTDSLVMVDHHCHGLIRTDLGREEFEQLATEATTPPAPGTSHFDSPVGLAIRAHCAPVLGLPPHAAPGGYLARRNELGCAEVARRLLAAAGIDTFLLDCGFRAADLLTPAEMERIGDVSTREITRLEAVLESTAWEGAAHLADGFGATLAAECAESRSVGLKSIIAYRHGLDFDPARPGRREVLAAADAWLRAGGRVEDPVLLRHALWCGVDLGLPLQFHVGYGDPDIVLYRNDPTLMTEFIRAVSVPIMLLHCYPYHREAGYLAAVYPHVHFDVGLAVSFTGPSAERVIAESMELAPYTKVLFSSDAFGLPELYLLGSLLFRRGLAATLARWQDDGHVDAADVARITSLVCGGNALRVYGLDVHG; this is encoded by the coding sequence ATGTCTACTGACTCCCTGGTCATGGTCGACCACCACTGCCATGGACTCATCCGCACCGACCTGGGTCGCGAGGAGTTCGAGCAGCTCGCGACCGAGGCGACGACACCGCCGGCCCCGGGCACGAGCCACTTCGACAGTCCGGTCGGGCTCGCGATCCGGGCACACTGCGCGCCGGTCCTCGGATTGCCTCCGCACGCCGCGCCCGGCGGCTACCTCGCCCGCCGGAACGAACTCGGCTGCGCCGAGGTGGCCAGGCGGCTGCTCGCCGCGGCCGGGATCGACACGTTCCTCCTCGACTGCGGATTCCGGGCGGCCGACCTGCTCACCCCGGCGGAGATGGAGCGGATCGGCGACGTCAGCACCCGCGAGATCACCCGGTTGGAGGCCGTACTCGAGAGCACCGCCTGGGAGGGGGCTGCGCACCTGGCAGACGGCTTCGGCGCGACGCTCGCCGCCGAGTGCGCCGAGAGCCGCAGCGTCGGGCTGAAGTCCATCATCGCCTACCGCCACGGGCTGGACTTCGACCCGGCGCGGCCCGGCCGCCGGGAGGTGCTCGCCGCCGCGGACGCCTGGCTGCGCGCCGGCGGGCGGGTCGAGGACCCGGTGCTGCTCCGGCACGCGCTGTGGTGCGGGGTCGACCTCGGGCTGCCGCTGCAGTTCCACGTGGGCTACGGCGACCCCGACATCGTGCTGTACCGCAACGATCCGACGCTGATGACGGAGTTCATCCGGGCCGTCTCCGTACCGATCATGCTGTTGCACTGTTACCCCTACCACCGTGAGGCGGGGTATCTCGCGGCCGTGTACCCGCACGTCCACTTCGACGTGGGGCTCGCCGTCAGTTTCACCGGCCCCTCGGCGGAACGGGTGATCGCCGAGTCGATGGAGCTGGCGCCCTACACCAAGGTGCTGTTCAGCTCCGACGCCTTTGGCCTGCCCGAGCTGTACCTGCTCGGCTCCCTGCTCTTCCGCCGGGGACTGGCCGCGACACTCGCCCGATGGCAGGACGATGGGCACGTCGACGCCGCGGACGTCGCGCGGATCACATCCCTGGTCTGCGGAGGAAACGCGCTTCGGGTCTACGGGCTGGATGTCCATGGGTGA
- a CDS encoding MurR/RpiR family transcriptional regulator, translating into MTESEPGRTLAERLRALVGTLPPAEQKVARTLLAGYPTVALEPVAALARRATVSAPTVLRLAQRLGFAGYADLQTALKIELQDRLTSPLTQYDTSFDEAPGPRSRDMFSRGIRETFSQLPDGELERAAALLADGRRPAWTIGGYFSTLLARYLVMHLRQLRPRATYVSGGVHEHAEYLIDIGRSDTVVVFDYRRYQSDTVRFAEQAAARGAKVVLFTDPWLSPAAAVADVVLPATVTTPSPFDALTPAMALVEALVAAIVDEMGEVPRERVSEFDQLLTADREVREH; encoded by the coding sequence ATGACAGAGTCCGAGCCGGGCCGTACGCTGGCCGAGCGGCTGCGCGCCCTCGTCGGCACGCTGCCCCCCGCCGAGCAGAAGGTCGCCCGTACGCTGCTGGCGGGCTACCCGACCGTCGCGCTCGAACCCGTCGCGGCGCTCGCCCGGCGGGCCACGGTCAGCGCCCCGACCGTGCTGAGACTCGCTCAACGGCTGGGCTTCGCCGGTTACGCCGACCTCCAGACCGCGCTCAAGATCGAGCTACAGGACCGGCTGACCTCGCCGCTCACCCAGTACGACACCAGCTTCGACGAAGCCCCGGGCCCGCGCTCGCGCGACATGTTCAGCCGGGGGATACGCGAGACGTTCAGCCAACTGCCCGACGGGGAACTGGAGCGGGCGGCGGCGCTGCTCGCCGACGGCCGCCGGCCCGCGTGGACCATCGGGGGATACTTCAGCACGCTTCTCGCGCGCTATCTGGTCATGCACCTGCGGCAGTTGCGCCCGCGCGCCACCTACGTCTCCGGCGGCGTCCACGAGCACGCCGAATATCTGATCGACATCGGCCGGTCCGACACGGTCGTCGTGTTCGACTACCGGCGCTATCAGTCCGACACCGTCCGCTTCGCCGAGCAGGCCGCGGCTCGCGGCGCCAAGGTCGTGCTCTTCACCGATCCCTGGCTGTCCCCGGCGGCGGCGGTGGCCGATGTCGTGCTGCCCGCGACCGTCACCACGCCGTCGCCGTTCGACGCCCTGACCCCGGCGATGGCCCTGGTGGAGGCGCTCGTGGCCGCGATCGTCGACGAGATGGGCGAGGTGCCGCGCGAGCGGGTTTCGGAGTTCGACCAGCTTCTTACGGCCGACCGGGAGGTACGAGAACATTGA
- a CDS encoding transposase translates to MTSLRPPPGISNLLADLPQLLAELPHALFSLGSGPLGSPHLGLGLRAGLLKLLDGLLLGLIAFSLERRLGDEVCFFRRRRSDLRLLRRFILDQSFPGRRVLFRGLLVRDLVIAHPDVSDVIAHTSNVSPWPSQRNRLGSRTSSLRLVRPRAGRPARRPPGHPARRRPRAGQLGVAERARQDQTLTDTITKIHIRSRQTYSVPRVSTPSCEMTSGERVGGKRVARLMRTARFEGVTGAAGAG, encoded by the coding sequence ATGACCTCGCTCCGTCCGCCGCCCGGCATCTCGAACCTGCTCGCGGACCTGCCGCAACTCCTCGCTGAGCTGCCGCACGCGTTGTTCAGCCTGGGCTCCGGCCCGCTTGGCAGCCCGCACCTGGGTCTCGGTCTCCGCGCGGGCCTGCTCAAGCTTCTCGACGGCCTCCTGCTCGGCCTCATCGCATTCAGTCTCGAGCGCAGACTAGGGGATGAAGTCTGCTTCTTCCGCCGCCGCCGCTCGGACCTGCGTCTGCTCAGGCGGTTCATCCTCGATCAGAGCTTCCCAGGGCGGCGCGTGCTGTTCCGCGGGCTCCTGGTCCGCGATCTCGTCATAGCCCACCCCGACGTCTCCGATGTCATCGCGCATACATCGAATGTCAGCCCTTGGCCTTCCCAGCGCAACCGGCTAGGGAGCAGGACGTCGTCGCTGCGGCTCGTTCGGCCTCGGGCCGGGCGGCCGGCTCGTCGACCACCCGGACATCCTGCGCGGCGGCGGCCGCGCGCAGGACAACTCGGCGTCGCCGAGAGGGCCCGGCAGGACCAGACGCTGACCGACACGATCACCAAGATCCACATCCGGTCACGGCAGACCTACTCGGTGCCCCGCGTGTCCACGCCGAGCTGCGAGATGACTTCGGGGGAGCGCGTCGGAGGCAAGCGGGTCGCCCGGCTGATGCGCACCGCCCGGTTTGAGGGCGTCACCGGCGCAGCAGGCGCGGGTTGA
- a CDS encoding APC family permease, with protein sequence MRRNLTLWGALGLSLAITAPTLAMGLNGALPAKLAGPAVPLVFLIGFVGVAAVMYGFVRLTRYFNHAGSVYALAGVTMGPRAGFFGGFALLGVYTALAISTLGSTAQFAKVFLADAGVHLDIPWPVIALATLAFATYLATMDTRNATRVLLAIESIGIVLMLVIVVVVFAKLAGGDAPRGQTFSSDVLVPSGVSFGAIMAATVYAFLSFAGIEGAAALGEETRDPRRNIPRSIIGAVLLTGVLYFVVMLAQTLGFGTDAAGVKAFGESGAPLADVAKSYVGSTVATAFSGAATVSSFAATLGCVTAASRILFALGRDGFGFAAWAREPRRGGTPIPALLTVAAVSVVATLAHAIAGTSPFDMYFYWATLGVIGLLVVYAVTSLGALRYLFTRGLAPRWEAVIPVVAVAYLAYVFYKQVWPVPDPPYNLFPYIVAAWLLAGVTMIVFRPELTRRIGEGFERAEGLLDNEPTAPSNT encoded by the coding sequence GTGCGTCGGAATCTCACCTTGTGGGGGGCGCTCGGGCTATCCCTCGCCATCACCGCCCCCACCCTGGCCATGGGTCTCAACGGCGCGTTGCCCGCGAAGCTCGCGGGCCCCGCAGTGCCTTTGGTGTTCCTCATCGGCTTCGTCGGTGTGGCGGCGGTGATGTACGGGTTCGTCCGGCTCACCCGCTACTTCAACCACGCGGGCTCGGTGTACGCGCTGGCCGGGGTGACGATGGGGCCGCGGGCCGGCTTCTTCGGCGGGTTCGCGCTCCTCGGCGTCTACACCGCCCTCGCGATCAGCACCTTGGGGTCGACGGCCCAGTTCGCGAAGGTGTTCCTCGCCGACGCCGGGGTCCATCTCGACATCCCCTGGCCGGTCATCGCGCTGGCGACACTCGCGTTCGCGACCTATCTGGCCACCATGGACACCCGCAACGCGACCCGCGTGCTGCTGGCCATCGAGTCCATCGGCATCGTGCTCATGCTGGTGATCGTGGTGGTGGTGTTCGCCAAGCTCGCGGGGGGAGACGCGCCGCGCGGGCAGACCTTCAGCTCCGACGTGCTCGTGCCGAGCGGAGTCTCCTTCGGCGCGATCATGGCGGCCACGGTCTACGCCTTCCTGTCCTTCGCCGGCATCGAGGGCGCGGCGGCTCTCGGCGAGGAGACCCGTGACCCTCGGCGCAACATTCCACGCTCGATCATCGGCGCGGTGCTGTTGACCGGCGTGCTGTACTTCGTGGTGATGCTGGCCCAGACGCTCGGCTTCGGCACGGACGCGGCCGGGGTGAAGGCGTTCGGTGAATCCGGCGCGCCACTTGCGGACGTCGCCAAGTCCTACGTCGGAAGTACCGTCGCCACCGCGTTCTCCGGCGCCGCGACCGTGAGTTCGTTCGCGGCGACGCTGGGGTGCGTGACCGCGGCGAGCCGGATCCTGTTCGCGCTCGGCCGCGACGGCTTCGGGTTCGCCGCCTGGGCCCGGGAACCCCGGCGCGGCGGCACACCGATCCCGGCACTGCTCACGGTCGCGGCCGTGTCCGTGGTGGCCACGCTGGCCCACGCGATCGCTGGTACCTCGCCGTTCGATATGTACTTCTACTGGGCCACGCTCGGCGTGATTGGCCTGCTGGTCGTGTACGCGGTGACGAGCCTCGGCGCGCTGCGGTACCTGTTCACCCGCGGGCTGGCCCCGCGCTGGGAGGCGGTGATCCCGGTCGTGGCGGTCGCCTATCTGGCCTACGTGTTCTACAAGCAGGTGTGGCCAGTCCCCGACCCGCCGTACAACCTGTTCCCCTACATCGTCGCGGCGTGGCTGCTCGCCGGGGTCACGATGATCGTGTTCCGCCCGGAGCTGACCCGGCGCATCGGCGAGGGCTTCGAACGCGCCGAGGGCCTGCTGGACAACGAACCCACGGCCCCGTCGAACACCTGA
- a CDS encoding IS110 family transposase codes for MPRLVSARTGRIRIRRRCRTHLDPHTSAVIDQVWRVLGTEQFPATAVDYAALLAWMRRFGDLLRIGVEGTGAYGAGLARLLADQNVQVVEVDASTARTRRFQGESDSIDALHVAKPHDGPGQGRTPRGVLCMDTSHKGNTSTPGTLAL; via the coding sequence ATGCCCCGGCTGGTCTCCGCCCGCACAGGCCGTATTCGAATTCGTCGGCGGTGTCGAACCCATCTGGACCCTCACACCTCGGCCGTGATCGACCAGGTATGGCGAGTGCTGGGCACCGAGCAGTTCCCCGCTACAGCGGTCGACTACGCCGCTCTGCTGGCCTGGATGCGCCGGTTCGGGGACCTGCTGCGGATCGGTGTCGAGGGCACCGGTGCCTACGGTGCCGGGCTGGCCCGGCTACTGGCCGACCAGAACGTGCAGGTCGTGGAAGTGGATGCCTCGACCGCCAGGACCCGCCGATTCCAGGGAGAGTCCGACTCGATCGACGCCCTCCACGTCGCGAAACCGCATGATGGCCCTGGCCAAGGCCGTACTCCGCGCGGAGTGCTATGTATGGACACAAGCCACAAGGGCAATACGTCAACGCCCGGAACACTGGCGCTGTAA
- a CDS encoding type ISP restriction/modification enzyme codes for MDSLLWEAGSFMAGSQRRDPLPGYTVEDAVSSFGADVMEKLSRGGAPEDQLRGPLELLLKRVALRLGLDAVAYGEVLLKDIRARPDYAVDLGNTRVGYLEVKAPNRGVPCTKEWRPNKREREQWERLCALPNLIYTDGTAWAHYSFGECKNLFRIDGDLTDPRKPLRLSGAGFSDLVLDFLCWEPKRLTSLPELIRRVAGLCRLLRDEVAAILRGSPDHRAYEGLSLLAEDWRALLFPGLDDLGFADAYAQTIVFAMLLARLDGIVFQGTPLLEIGRQLSKKHLLIGRAFQVLLDSAAVEELRTIDTLHRIIGVVDFNRPKGVRPSIYVDLYEKFLAAYDPSRRKESGSYYTPEPVAHAMVDFVDQILRSRLARPWGFADDDVVVVDPAMGTGTFLVEVVQRVADTIGQAQGDGARNERLRELLSTRLVGFEVQVAPYAITELRIHQALSRFSTEVPSVETRFLTDALENPAAQQGRIGGAATWPLERSRQEANRFKREVPVMVVIGNPPHVENTKGQAPWIEQPRRSGTDGNRTRPSLDEFRTPGMGRYTSDLHGMPWLFWRWAIWKAFEAHDDHNQGVVAFIVPASLISSRAFAGVRRYLRSICDEGWVIELSPEGNRSKAGTRIFGAAVSRQLCIAVFSRSNDPAPTRPAIVRYLELHGSRQEKLTRLAALGPDDPEWRTCRKGWEAPFLPEATPEWSQYPALSDIMPWRSRGVTPGRSWIYAPDPDTLKTRWLKLISASGTRRVQLFKEGRDRKIDTAPCPLPGFPPASGSLSEETGPCPEPIPVAYRPFDRQWIIPDSRLMEMPRPPLWAVRSDHQIYVNEQDSHSIKSGPGLLFTNHIPDLDHFNGRGGGVRPLYRNAHDTRDTSTNIAPGLLSILSQNLKTTVTPGDLLSYMAAVTAHRGYTERFRADLRLPGVRVPLTTEPALWAEAVDLGRHLLWLHTFGEHQHDGAASRPRGHRALAQHFGIHNPAPISTLPSRSAAEITHDATSLTLHIGTGSIRPVTLDVWEYDVGGMRVIRHWLNYRTTEYHGRSSPLDHVRPQRWTAAMTDELLALTAVLTGCVALEDQQKDLLQRICTHRTVSTSRLTTAGVLPPPITATAAPRMIRDPLTQPLLQHIEQQAPAD; via the coding sequence GTGGATTCGCTGCTGTGGGAGGCGGGATCCTTCATGGCCGGAAGCCAACGCCGTGATCCGTTGCCCGGATACACGGTCGAGGACGCCGTCTCGAGTTTCGGGGCCGACGTCATGGAGAAGCTGAGCCGAGGCGGGGCCCCGGAAGATCAGCTTCGCGGACCCCTGGAGCTTCTGCTGAAGCGAGTAGCACTCAGGCTCGGACTTGACGCCGTGGCCTACGGCGAGGTGCTACTGAAGGACATCCGCGCTCGCCCGGACTATGCCGTTGATCTCGGTAACACCCGTGTGGGCTACCTGGAGGTCAAAGCCCCGAACCGGGGCGTGCCCTGCACCAAAGAGTGGCGTCCGAACAAACGTGAGCGAGAACAGTGGGAACGGCTCTGCGCCCTGCCCAACCTGATCTACACCGATGGCACAGCGTGGGCACATTACTCGTTCGGTGAATGCAAGAATCTCTTTCGTATTGACGGTGACCTCACCGATCCACGTAAACCTCTTCGTCTCTCCGGCGCCGGGTTCTCGGATCTCGTGCTTGATTTTCTGTGCTGGGAGCCTAAGCGGCTGACTTCACTACCCGAACTCATCCGGCGAGTCGCAGGTCTCTGCCGGCTACTGCGCGACGAAGTCGCGGCGATTCTGCGCGGTTCGCCCGATCATCGCGCCTACGAAGGACTCAGCCTGCTCGCCGAGGACTGGCGTGCCCTGCTCTTCCCCGGCTTGGACGACCTTGGCTTTGCCGACGCCTATGCCCAGACCATCGTCTTTGCGATGTTGCTGGCCCGACTGGACGGCATCGTCTTTCAAGGCACGCCGCTGCTGGAGATCGGCCGACAACTCAGCAAGAAACACCTCCTCATCGGGCGGGCCTTCCAGGTTTTGCTGGACAGCGCCGCCGTCGAGGAACTCCGCACGATCGACACCCTGCACCGCATCATCGGTGTAGTCGACTTCAACCGGCCCAAGGGTGTCCGGCCAAGCATCTACGTCGATCTCTATGAGAAGTTCCTTGCCGCCTACGATCCGAGCAGACGCAAAGAGAGCGGCAGCTACTACACACCCGAACCCGTGGCGCACGCCATGGTCGACTTCGTTGACCAGATCCTGCGCAGCCGGCTGGCAAGACCATGGGGCTTCGCCGATGACGACGTCGTCGTGGTCGATCCCGCGATGGGCACAGGGACCTTCCTGGTCGAGGTCGTCCAACGTGTCGCCGACACCATCGGCCAGGCCCAAGGAGACGGCGCACGCAACGAGCGCTTACGCGAACTGCTCTCCACCCGGCTGGTGGGCTTCGAGGTACAGGTCGCTCCCTACGCGATCACCGAGTTGCGCATCCATCAAGCCTTGTCCCGCTTCAGCACCGAGGTCCCCAGCGTGGAGACCCGCTTCCTGACCGACGCCCTTGAGAACCCTGCGGCACAGCAAGGGCGCATAGGCGGCGCCGCCACCTGGCCTCTGGAGCGCTCCCGCCAAGAGGCCAACCGCTTCAAACGCGAAGTGCCCGTCATGGTGGTGATCGGTAATCCACCCCACGTGGAGAACACCAAGGGGCAGGCACCATGGATCGAGCAGCCCCGCCGCTCCGGAACGGACGGCAACCGGACTCGCCCCTCCCTGGATGAGTTCCGCACTCCCGGCATGGGCAGGTACACGTCCGATCTACACGGCATGCCGTGGCTGTTCTGGCGCTGGGCCATCTGGAAGGCATTCGAGGCCCACGACGACCACAACCAGGGAGTCGTCGCCTTCATCGTTCCAGCGAGCCTCATCAGCAGCAGGGCGTTCGCCGGTGTCCGCCGTTACCTGCGGAGCATCTGCGACGAGGGCTGGGTCATCGAACTGTCACCTGAGGGCAACCGATCCAAAGCCGGAACACGAATCTTCGGCGCAGCGGTCAGTCGCCAACTCTGCATCGCCGTCTTCAGCCGCTCCAACGATCCCGCACCCACCAGGCCGGCCATCGTCCGGTATCTGGAACTTCACGGAAGCCGACAAGAGAAACTGACCCGGCTCGCCGCGCTCGGACCGGACGATCCGGAATGGCGGACCTGCAGAAAAGGCTGGGAAGCGCCCTTCCTCCCGGAAGCAACTCCCGAATGGTCGCAGTATCCAGCGCTCAGCGACATCATGCCGTGGCGATCACGCGGCGTAACCCCAGGTCGCTCATGGATCTACGCCCCCGATCCAGACACGCTCAAGACCCGCTGGCTCAAGCTAATCTCAGCTTCCGGCACCAGGCGTGTCCAACTATTCAAGGAGGGGCGCGACCGCAAGATTGACACTGCGCCCTGCCCTCTCCCTGGCTTTCCACCCGCCAGCGGATCACTCTCTGAAGAGACCGGCCCCTGCCCGGAACCGATCCCGGTCGCGTATCGCCCGTTTGACCGGCAGTGGATAATTCCCGACAGCCGCCTGATGGAGATGCCTCGGCCGCCGTTATGGGCCGTACGTTCAGACCACCAGATCTATGTGAACGAGCAGGATTCCCACAGCATCAAGAGCGGCCCAGGACTGTTATTCACCAACCACATTCCCGACCTGGATCACTTCAACGGTCGCGGCGGTGGCGTAAGGCCGCTCTACCGGAACGCCCATGACACCAGGGACACCTCAACCAACATCGCCCCCGGCCTGCTATCCATACTTTCGCAGAACTTGAAGACCACAGTCACACCCGGCGACCTGCTCTCCTATATGGCCGCCGTCACCGCTCACCGCGGCTACACCGAACGGTTCCGCGCAGACCTGAGGCTTCCTGGCGTCCGTGTACCTTTGACGACGGAACCCGCATTGTGGGCCGAGGCCGTCGATCTCGGGCGGCACCTATTGTGGCTGCACACCTTTGGCGAGCACCAGCATGATGGTGCCGCAAGCCGGCCCCGTGGACATCGAGCTCTCGCCCAGCATTTCGGCATCCATAACCCCGCGCCGATAAGTACGCTGCCCTCCCGCTCGGCCGCAGAGATCACTCACGACGCGACCTCCCTGACCTTACACATCGGCACTGGCAGCATCCGCCCCGTAACGCTAGACGTCTGGGAATACGACGTCGGGGGCATGCGAGTAATACGGCACTGGCTGAACTACCGGACCACCGAGTACCACGGCCGGTCCTCGCCCCTTGACCATGTCAGGCCGCAACGCTGGACAGCCGCGATGACCGACGAACTCCTCGCCCTCACTGCGGTTCTCACCGGGTGCGTGGCCCTAGAGGACCAGCAGAAGGACCTCCTTCAAAGGATTTGCACTCATCGAACAGTAAGCACGTCAAGACTCACCACAGCGGGAGTGCTTCCGCCTCCGATAACCGCTACAGCGGCACCACGAATGATCAGAGACCCACTTACTCAGCCCCTCCTCCAGCATATCGAGCAACAGGCGCCCGCAGATTAA
- a CDS encoding glutamine synthetase family protein encodes MTKDLVCVATSDLVAVCRGRTFPVEDLSDRLTTGVGWVPANLALTAFGEIADPNPFGSAGDLRLRPDPATRAEIEPVLGGGALALYLADSVTCDGEPWDCCARTTLRNAVRDFEAATGLRLLVSFEQEFTLDGHEPYPAFSIRGLRAAEPFGSTLVATLGAAGLEPENWLPEYGTNQYEVTLRPAPPVAAADQAILLRELVRDVAARHGRRASFTPMPVSGGTGNGVHVHVSLLQPDGTPATHDPTGPGGLSAPAGAFAAGILDHAQALVALTASSVISYDRLRPHKWSSGGAFLGLRHREAMVRICSPVNSAAGTANLEYRAADATANPWLLLAALIRAGTAGIAGGLIPPEPVTGEVGELTEHGRAAARFAPLPASLPDALRALAADETVRGWFPPRLLACFEAVKHTELALAETTKDVHEVLAHVY; translated from the coding sequence TTGACCAAGGACCTTGTCTGCGTCGCGACGAGCGATCTGGTGGCGGTCTGTCGCGGACGCACGTTCCCCGTCGAGGATCTGTCCGACCGGCTCACCACCGGGGTCGGCTGGGTGCCCGCCAACCTGGCGCTCACCGCCTTCGGTGAGATCGCCGACCCCAACCCGTTCGGCTCGGCGGGCGACCTGAGGCTGCGCCCCGACCCCGCGACCCGGGCCGAGATCGAGCCCGTGCTCGGCGGCGGCGCCCTCGCCCTCTACCTGGCCGACTCCGTGACCTGCGATGGAGAGCCGTGGGACTGCTGCGCCCGCACGACGCTCCGCAACGCGGTACGCGACTTCGAGGCGGCCACCGGATTGCGCCTGCTGGTGTCGTTCGAGCAGGAGTTCACCCTGGACGGCCACGAGCCGTACCCAGCATTCTCGATTCGTGGCCTGCGCGCGGCCGAACCTTTCGGTTCGACGCTAGTCGCGACGCTGGGAGCAGCCGGGCTCGAACCCGAGAACTGGCTGCCCGAGTACGGCACCAACCAGTACGAGGTCACCCTCCGGCCGGCACCGCCGGTGGCAGCCGCCGACCAGGCGATCCTGCTGCGCGAACTCGTCCGCGACGTCGCGGCCCGACACGGGCGACGCGCGTCGTTCACGCCGATGCCCGTCTCCGGGGGCACGGGCAACGGCGTGCACGTGCACGTGAGCCTCCTCCAGCCGGACGGGACACCCGCGACCCACGACCCGACCGGGCCGGGCGGGTTGTCCGCGCCCGCCGGGGCGTTCGCCGCCGGGATCCTCGACCACGCGCAGGCGCTGGTCGCGCTGACCGCGTCGAGCGTGATCTCCTACGACCGGCTACGGCCGCACAAGTGGAGCTCCGGCGGCGCCTTCCTCGGGCTGCGTCACCGCGAGGCGATGGTGCGGATCTGCTCGCCGGTGAACAGCGCCGCCGGCACCGCCAACCTCGAATACCGTGCCGCCGACGCCACCGCCAACCCCTGGCTGCTGCTCGCCGCGCTGATCCGGGCCGGCACCGCGGGCATCGCTGGCGGCCTCATCCCACCGGAGCCGGTCACAGGGGAGGTCGGCGAGCTCACCGAGCACGGCCGGGCCGCCGCCCGGTTCGCGCCACTTCCGGCGTCGCTGCCCGACGCGCTGCGCGCGCTCGCCGCGGACGAGACCGTACGCGGTTGGTTCCCACCGCGCCTGCTCGCCTGCTTCGAGGCCGTCAAGCACACCGAGCTGGCGCTGGCCGAGACCACCAAAGACGTCCACGAGGTGCTCGCGCATGTCTACTGA